In one Deltaproteobacteria bacterium genomic region, the following are encoded:
- a CDS encoding type II toxin-antitoxin system HicB family antitoxin produces METIRGEMNIQLPVRIGREDDYFVAFCPALDVGSQGRTEKEARDNIVEALALFIISCMERGTLDEVLRACGFKPTLGSAAEPLSSVTLPGHEEYVNVPIHLLANSRDPKRCHA; encoded by the coding sequence ATGGAAACCATCCGGGGCGAAATGAATATTCAGCTTCCGGTGCGGATCGGGCGCGAGGATGATTATTTCGTCGCTTTCTGCCCTGCTTTAGACGTGGGGTCCCAAGGTCGAACCGAAAAAGAAGCTCGAGACAACATTGTGGAGGCCCTTGCGTTATTTATCATTTCATGTATGGAAAGAGGAACGCTGGATGAGGTGTTGCGGGCTTGCGGCTTTAAACCTACGCTTGGCTCTGCTGCAGAGCCACTTTCCAGCGTAACGCTTCCGGGTCATGAGGAATATGTGAATGTACCCATTCACCTGCTCGCTAATTCGCGTGATCCTAAGAGATGCCACGCATAA
- a CDS encoding type II toxin-antitoxin system HicA family toxin, whose amino-acid sequence MPRITPVHWKTLECIFLKDGFVFERQVGSHRSYVKEGVARPIVIQQRSEIAVSLIQSNMRTAGMSRDRYFELFTQCR is encoded by the coding sequence ATGCCACGCATAACGCCGGTACATTGGAAGACGCTTGAATGCATTTTTTTGAAAGATGGGTTCGTTTTCGAGCGACAGGTTGGAAGCCACCGCTCGTACGTTAAGGAGGGGGTTGCGAGGCCTATTGTCATACAACAACGCTCTGAGATTGCAGTAAGCCTTATTCAGAGTAATATGCGGACAGCGGGCATGTCGCGAGACCGGTATTTTGAATTGTTCACCCAGTGTCGTTAA